TTAAAAAAAGATTTAAAAAAGATATCCTTATTTGATATTATCAAATCAATAGACGGTACTGAACTTTTTGAATCTTGTATTTTAGGTTTTAAAGAATGTTCAGATTCAAAACCTTGTGCAATTCATAATATGTGGAAAGAAGAAAGAGATAGACTTTACAATATGTTTAAAAATACAACTCTTGAAAATATAGAAGAAAATTTAGAAAAAGAAACAAATATAAAGATTTAATCTAATCAAAAAAAACAATCAAGATAATTTATAATATTTATTAACGAATTAAATTTTATCTTTAGCGGGCGAGAAGACCCCTTCCGTAAGGGAGGGGATGAAAGCCCGTATATAGAATGATACAATAAACCTATGAAAACAAAAAAAGCTATTTCATTTGA
The Hydrogenothermus marinus DNA segment above includes these coding regions:
- a CDS encoding RrF2 family transcriptional regulator, whose product is MLSTACKDAIRAIIYIAKENKKENRFISIREISENLGLSFYFLSKILQILVKDGFLESYRGPNGGVKLKKDLKKISLFDIIKSIDGTELFESCILGFKECSDSKPCAIHNMWKEERDRLYNMFKNTTLENIEENLEKETNIKI